A single genomic interval of Vulpes lagopus strain Blue_001 chromosome 19, ASM1834538v1, whole genome shotgun sequence harbors:
- the CCK gene encoding cholecystokinin translates to MNGGVCLCVLLAVLAAGALAQPVPADPAGPGAQREDEAPRRQLRAVQKVDGEPRAHLGALLARYIQQARKAPSGRMSVIKNLQNLDPSHRISDRDYMGWMDFGRRSAEEYEYPS, encoded by the exons ATGAACGGCGGCGTGTGCCTGTGCGTGCTGCTCGCGGTGCTGGCGGCGGGCGCCCTGGCGCAGCCCGTCCCGGCCGACccggcgggcccgggggcgcAGCGGGAGGACGAGGCGCCCCGGAGGCAGCTGAGGGCAGTGCAGAAGGTGGACGGCGAGCCCCGCGCGCACCTGGGCGCCCTGCTGGCCAGGTACATCCAGCAGGCCCGGAAAG CTCCTTCTGGCCGAATGTCCGTCATTAAGAACCTGCAGAACCTGGACCCCAGTCACAGGATAAGCGACCGGGACTACATGGGCTGGATGGATTTTGGCCGGCGTAGTGCTGAGGAGTATGAGTACCCCTCCTAA